AAAAATAACTAATTGATTTAAGAAAACCTTAGGCCAGGTAGTTACAGTGTAGGTTTCTGTATCTctaaacaaacatacaaaaaaaaacctatgaAGCTGACATCTATAGTGGGCTGTGTGCACTGAACCAGATGGGAACTTGGCTGCAACAGAGGCTGTCAATGTCAAATGTTCCCCTCAGTGACCCCAGACAGGTTATTCCAGCCATGCATGTAACTTCATGTGCATAATATTCAGACACAGTATATGCCAAGTGCTGCCTCATATTGAATGGTAGCAGTATGTGACTAATATCGCTCAAATGATAAATATGTGCTGGTAGTCATAGCAAAGAgcattgttaaaataaaaatgtgatcaTTTAATGCTAGGCCCAGACCTTTGCTCTCTGTTGCCAATAATAAAATTCTAATGGAATGAAATGAGGCAAAACAGCAGCTATAATTCATAGTGTCTAAATTGAAAAACCATTAATGCAGTAATGTCTCTATGATTTATACGAACATTAAAACGTTACATGCTGAGAGCATTGTCACAGAGGGACAGAATGTACAGTAACTGTGCCTTAATGATGAGGACTGTGCTTTTTGTATCTACTGTCAGAACTGCATAACTTTGGTCTGTGGCCACAACATCtaaaacatcattattttttttctgaacaccGGCCTCACACTGTTTCCATCTTGTTGACAGAGATGTACTGCAGAGATGACACAGTGCAATCACACACATGCGTCTTCTGTTCACATTCACATCGTCACCTCTTCCAGCTCAGCTCCAGCCCCCTCTGATTTGTTTGATTTGGCAAAGCAGTGACTCACAACCCGTCTGCATTTTTTGGACGCAGGAAACATTAAGACTTTGATGGCGTTAAGGCAGTTTAACATATTTAACCCCTTTTCAAGCATTAATTCACATGTCAAAATTGTAAATACAGTAACAGTCCTCTGACATTAGAACAATTTAATTCAttgaacatgaaaaaaatctgaagaCATGGTCTGAATTGATATTATGGGAATAGAAAATTGTAACACTATTTAACTCCACTTTTCACAACAAGATTGCAGACATAACCTTTTCTAATGGCAGACACAAGTGTGCTTTAATGTGCTTTTAAGTATCTCTaatctctgtatctctgtgtgtctgttccaAATGTTTAATCAATACAAATGCATTACACAAGTCTCAAGTTATTGTTGCTCTTCCACAGCATTGTGGAATAATATGTGTTGCTCTTTGGCAAATGGTATAAAAAGAAGCGCTACATTACATCATAAAATAGATGAGTGTCAAAAGCTTAGCGATCAGTTTGTAATGGGCAGTTTTCtcagaagaaaagcaaaatcCCCCATTTTTcgtgacagtgacagtgtgagcTTGAATATATTAATATAGACTATATGCagatataaatgaataatttacttATTCTGTTCATAGTATTTCTTCACATTGCTGTATATCTTTGCTGATATACATGATACTAAAGAgttgacaaaacacaaacaggtgaaATAAGACCAAAAGATTTCTACGGATTATTAGATGGTGATTTTAATGCgttaaaaacacaatgaaattaTTTAAAGCTTGCACATTTGAAAAACTCTAAAAAGACAAAGTGAATTATGGAACGTTTGAACGGATCCCAAATCAGCCTTTCCTGGGATAACAGCTCAGTGGACATTTGGCAggatttgtgtttttcctggaCTGACATTAGAGAGGACACTAATGTCCCATATCCTGCTTTAATGAGGAGAAAACAATGTAACAAATACTCACAAATGCATGGCAGTGTGTAAAAtgttcaatatttcatcatcATGCTGTATCATATTACATCTCTGGTTCTGTCCACTGACAgttccaaaaaataaataaataaaaaaagatttacttTATAAACACATTTTGGAAGTTGGAACAACAGCCCTGTTTTCTGAGGGTGAGAGTTCAAATTCTTTTGAGTTTAAAGGTCTCCGGTCGTAGACAcactttattatcattagtataatgtagacaaaataaataacattaaactCAGACATTATCCTCAACTGTTGCCATGAGTCTGAATCGAAGGGCAGCGAGttacaaaaataagaaataagggATGctcaaaatatatttacagttttattttcccTTAAAAAGCGCACCTATGCACAGGTGTTGCAGATGTCTCTTCCTTATCTGGCAATATCAGCAGTATTCAGACACCCACGATTTTGTTCTGCTTCTTTGCTCTGCCTGTCAGTATCTGTCACAAATGAATGTtcagaatatttttaaagaCTCGTTTAAAGTTCCCGTTGCAGAGCGGGTATATGAAGGGGTTTAGAGTGGAGTTGATGTACCCCAACCATATTGTAAACATGTGAAGGTCATGGCGCACACATTCTCTACAGAATGCCATGACCATGAAAGCTATGAAATATGGTATCCAGCACAACAGGAAAGCAGCGATTATAAAGCCCAACTGCTTGGCTGCCTTGTGCTCTTTATGAATTCTCAGGCTCTGGATGCGCTGACGCGATTGGTCAATAAACCTTTGCCACGTTTGTCTCAGAGTCACTGCATTAGCTGGGTCCAATTTGGTATCTTCAACCCCTTCCTCAGTCCAGGGAAGCGGATGTCTGTGGTCGTAGTTGTTGTAGAGCACAGAGGTGTATCTCTGCACGTCTGAAACCTGACTAATATCACAGACGCCACTCACTGAGTTTGACACTGTGACATGACATTCATTTAAAGACGCTTGAAGTTTGTTCTCATTATTCCCTTCTGAGCAAAGTACGTCATGTGGCATCGAAGAGCAATTCAGGGGAATTTCGATGTCTGCCTGCTTCTTGTCAGAAGACAGGGAGCACCTTTTGGGCTTTTGTGCCATTCTGAGTCGTTTCGTTGTCATGGCAAGCAATGACGTCTGCTGGCACTTTACACCAATTTTTCTGTGAGACCTGGATGAAGTGGTTTTAGTTTTATCGGCATCCTCGAGGGAATATGCCTGATCTAGAGTGTTCTGGTCCAACAAGCGTTGTTTTTTAGATAGTTTCATTGGAATCTCGCATTGCCTTTTGGGTGATTTGGAGTCATTTTTCACAGGCGATCGGGCATTCTCATTTTCCCCAAATGAATCAGTCGGATGAATGATTCTTTCCCTGTCCCTGAGATGTTGCCTCACTGCCAagtagatgtgtgtgtaaaaccatAGCATCAAAATTGAGGGTACATAGAAGTTGAAGACGGCAGTGATAACCTTAAACCATGTGACGAAGCGGAAATCCGTGTCACACTTGTTCTCCTCCTCAGGTTTAAGGTCTACTTGAGTGAAAGACCTCCATCCTAAAATTGGAATAATCCACATCATTGACAGCAGCCAGGCTCCAGAAATCATCACACTGGCTTTTCCCCGCGTTCGATACTTTAGGTACTTAAGTGGCTGTCTGACAGAGCGGTACCGGTCCAAACACAGGATAAACAAGCTGAAAATTGAGGCTGTGCTAGCCACATAGTCCATAATAAGCCAAAATTGGCAGACAGCTCGTCCCAGCCTCCATTCGTCTTCCAACAAATACACCAGGTTCAGAGGCATAACTGTCGTCCCCACAATGAGATCtgccacagacaggctgacGATGTAGAGGTTCCCAACGGTGTGGAGGCTCTTCTCTCTCTTGACGGCGTAGAGAACCAGCAGGTTCATTATGAttgtgaggagagaaagaagtcCCAGAATGACCCCCAGCAGGGCATTGTGGAAGCGGTCATGGAGGGTCAGGGTGTGATTGCTCCTCAGTGAGTCACCATCGAGGACACCACTCCAGTTGGTGCTGCCGTTATTGACATAGCTGCTGGCGTTGAAGGGAACAGGGTCTGTGGAGGGTGGCAGACCAGATTCCATCATGGTAGGTGAGATGGTCACCTCTAGATCCAGTCACATCATGGAAAACTGGAGGCCAGTGTGTCCTTAACTGTTAGCCAAAACATGGGCTCGATGTGACAACACAAAAGGAAATCCTTTTAGTACTGGAGGGGGTGTTAATCAGCGTTGTCTTGTTACTCCAATTGTTATATAAATCCAAACTGTTGACACCTGgaaaatgtaaagagaaaaagttTCATCAATAATTTTCTCGGAAATATGTTTTCACTTGCTGTTACTTCACTTGAATGTCTGACCTTGGCTGTGCAAAGTGATGTATGTGGTGTGTTTGACACCTTACATCTTGAGTTTCAGTTGAAGACGCACACACATGAGCATGGTTTTGTGACACAATAACTAGCTTGAGAGCCAATCCTGGTCCAATATGCAACTCACGCAAGTGTGATGTGAATACTTGAAGCCTCCAGTGCACATTTACACTGAGAGTGGGCTTTTCAGTGGGAGTCACTTGCAATACTCATCTAGAAATAAAAGTCTTGCATTCA
This region of Pempheris klunzingeri isolate RE-2024b chromosome 2, fPemKlu1.hap1, whole genome shotgun sequence genomic DNA includes:
- the hrh1 gene encoding histamine H1 receptor; the protein is MMESGLPPSTDPVPFNASSYVNNGSTNWSGVLDGDSLRSNHTLTLHDRFHNALLGVILGLLSLLTIIMNLLVLYAVKREKSLHTVGNLYIVSLSVADLIVGTTVMPLNLVYLLEDEWRLGRAVCQFWLIMDYVASTASIFSLFILCLDRYRSVRQPLKYLKYRTRGKASVMISGAWLLSMMWIIPILGWRSFTQVDLKPEEENKCDTDFRFVTWFKVITAVFNFYVPSILMLWFYTHIYLAVRQHLRDRERIIHPTDSFGENENARSPVKNDSKSPKRQCEIPMKLSKKQRLLDQNTLDQAYSLEDADKTKTTSSRSHRKIGVKCQQTSLLAMTTKRLRMAQKPKRCSLSSDKKQADIEIPLNCSSMPHDVLCSEGNNENKLQASLNECHVTVSNSVSGVCDISQVSDVQRYTSVLYNNYDHRHPLPWTEEGVEDTKLDPANAVTLRQTWQRFIDQSRQRIQSLRIHKEHKAAKQLGFIIAAFLLCWIPYFIAFMVMAFCRECVRHDLHMFTIWLGYINSTLNPFIYPLCNGNFKRVFKNILNIHL